The DNA segment ATTGCTGGTTTGGGATTTGGAAAAAAAATTCATTTGGAAGCATTAAAAGAATCAGATTATTTAATTCCAACTGCAATTTTTCACTACAAGAAAGAAAAAGGACCATCTTTAGAGAAGGAAACTGGGTTAAATTTTTATCATGATTGGGGAGAATTAGTTAAATCCAAAGATATAGACGGAATCATAATTGCTACATCTCCCGAATCAAGATTTGAATTGGCAAAGGAAGCTCTTGAGAATAATAAACATCTTTTATTAGAGAAACCTGTAGCCTTAACCTCCGAGGAAATTAAAGAACTTCAAAGAATATCATTAGTTAATAATTTGAGTGTTTGTGTAGATTTTGAATATAGAGCAGTACCACTTTTCCTACAAACCAAGAAAATGATAGATGAGAATATTTTAGGAAAAATATATTTAATTAAGCTTGATTGGTTGATGGGTAGCCGGTCAGATCCCAATAGGGCTTGGAATTGGTATTCATTAAAAGAAAAAGGTGGTGGGGTTGTTGGAGCTTTAGGTACTCATGCATTTGATATGTTGAACTGGTTTTTTGGAGAATCGATTGTAGTATCCGGGAAATTATCAACATCAATCAAGAAAAGATCCTTACCTAATTCCTCTAAGTTTTTGAAAGTAACAAGTGAGGATATTTGCATAGCTAACCTTGAAATAAAAACTTTCGATGACATCATAGTTCCATGTCAGGTTTCTTTATCCTCGATTTCAAAGTGTGGAAGAGGATTTAGTTTGGAAGTATATGGAAGTGAAGGCTCACTTTTCCTTAAGAGTGAGAATCAAAAAGATTATGTTCATGGTTTTAATTTAAAGATTTCAAATCGAGAAGATAAGACATACAATTTATCCGCTGATCCACGCTATGATTTTGAAAAAACCTGGACTGATGGAAGAATTGCACCTGTCCAGAGAATTCAAAGTTTATGGGCTCATAGTATCAAGAATCAAACTCCAGTAATCCCAGGACTGTCTGAGGGACTTAATAGTCAAAGAGTTTGTGAAGCTATAAGAAAATCTGCAGAGAGCGGTTTAAATGTAAGAATTTAGTTTTTAACATTAGTAAGTAACAATTATTACTCGAATAGGTATTGAATTGATTTTATTTTTTCTTCATATTCTGGAAAAATCAACTGAACCTAAATTTTTAAAGAATGGCATTAAATTACTACAAAAATGAGCTTAAAGAAAATGCTCAACTTTTAGCTTCCAAAGGTAAAGGGATATTAGCTGTAGATGAATCAACTAAGACAGTAGGTAAAAGATTGGCTGGTATAGGGGTAGAAAATACAGAAGAAAATAGAAAGGCATACAGAGGAATGCTTTTCACCACTGAAGGTCTTGGCAAGTACATAAGTGGTGCAATTTTATTTGAGGAGACACTTTTCCAGAACCATCAAGATGGTGAATCAATGGTTAAAAAGCTAAATGACTTGGGAATAATTCCAGGTATAAAGGTTGATAAAGGTTTAAACCCTCTTCCAGGAGGAGGAGATGTAGAAACTTTTTGTTCTGGTTTAGATGGATTAGTAGAAAGAGCGGCGAAATACTACGAACAAGGCGCAAG comes from the Prochlorococcus marinus str. MIT 9515 genome and includes:
- a CDS encoding Gfo/Idh/MocA family protein — encoded protein: MNFSNATDKLRVAIAGLGFGKKIHLEALKESDYLIPTAIFHYKKEKGPSLEKETGLNFYHDWGELVKSKDIDGIIIATSPESRFELAKEALENNKHLLLEKPVALTSEEIKELQRISLVNNLSVCVDFEYRAVPLFLQTKKMIDENILGKIYLIKLDWLMGSRSDPNRAWNWYSLKEKGGGVVGALGTHAFDMLNWFFGESIVVSGKLSTSIKKRSLPNSSKFLKVTSEDICIANLEIKTFDDIIVPCQVSLSSISKCGRGFSLEVYGSEGSLFLKSENQKDYVHGFNLKISNREDKTYNLSADPRYDFEKTWTDGRIAPVQRIQSLWAHSIKNQTPVIPGLSEGLNSQRVCEAIRKSAESGLNVRI